Proteins encoded by one window of Halorussus salinus:
- a CDS encoding DUF1931 family protein, translating to MADLIVKAAVKDALDDKNVASDFYDALDDRVDELLDEAARRAEANDRKTVQPRDL from the coding sequence ATGGCAGACCTCATCGTCAAAGCAGCTGTCAAGGACGCACTGGACGACAAGAACGTGGCGTCGGACTTCTACGACGCCCTCGACGACCGCGTCGACGAACTCCTCGACGAGGCTGCCCGCCGCGCCGAGGCCAACGACCGAAAGACCGTCCAGCCCCGCGACCTGTAA
- a CDS encoding DUF7563 family protein codes for MPKCDHCGAHISERFVRVFADEDGHVRACVSCSANAGIAEVARQRAREARA; via the coding sequence ATGCCAAAGTGTGACCACTGTGGCGCGCACATCTCCGAGCGATTCGTCCGCGTGTTTGCCGACGAGGACGGCCACGTGCGAGCGTGCGTCTCGTGTTCGGCGAACGCTGGAATCGCAGAAGTCGCGCGCCAACGCGCCAGAGAGGCGAGAGCATAG
- the larB gene encoding nickel pincer cofactor biosynthesis protein LarB, which translates to MRELLDAVAAGEVSPADAEARLSGYATDEAGRFDAARETRRGVPEAILGDGKTPDETASLAETAVETTGRAIVTRTDADQQRAVRRRLADDYPAAEVTVHERSGVVVAHAADFEPPDVAATVGVVTAGTSDAIPAGEAALLAEEMGATVERVEDVGVAALTRIVDQLDRLRRADVLVVAAGREGALPTVVAGLVDTPVIGLPVSTGYGFGGEGEAALSGMLQSCSVLSVVNVDAGFVAGAQAGLIARAVGSGGDESTGDSRDETANE; encoded by the coding sequence ATGCGCGAATTACTCGACGCAGTTGCGGCGGGCGAGGTGAGTCCGGCCGACGCCGAGGCGCGACTCTCCGGTTACGCGACCGACGAGGCGGGGCGGTTCGACGCCGCCCGAGAGACCCGACGAGGAGTCCCCGAAGCGATTCTGGGCGACGGCAAGACGCCCGACGAAACCGCGTCGCTGGCCGAGACCGCGGTCGAGACGACGGGACGGGCAATCGTGACGCGAACCGACGCCGACCAACAGCGGGCGGTCCGACGGCGGCTCGCCGACGACTACCCCGCGGCCGAGGTGACGGTCCACGAGCGGTCGGGCGTCGTGGTCGCCCACGCCGCGGACTTCGAGCCGCCGGACGTGGCCGCGACCGTCGGCGTCGTCACCGCGGGCACGAGCGACGCGATTCCCGCGGGCGAGGCCGCCCTCCTCGCCGAGGAGATGGGCGCGACCGTCGAGCGCGTCGAGGACGTGGGCGTCGCGGCGCTGACTCGTATCGTGGACCAACTCGACCGCCTGCGCCGGGCCGACGTGTTGGTCGTCGCGGCGGGCCGGGAGGGCGCGCTCCCGACCGTCGTCGCGGGACTGGTCGATACGCCCGTCATCGGCCTACCGGTCTCGACGGGCTACGGCTTCGGCGGCGAGGGCGAGGCCGCGCTGTCCGGGATGCTCCAGTCGTGTTCGGTCCTCTCGGTCGTCAACGTGGACGCCGGGTTCGTCGCGGGCGCGCAGGCCGGACTAATCGCCAGAGCGGTCGGCAGTGGCGGAGACGAATCGACCGGCGACTCGCGCGACGAGACCGCGAACGAATAA
- the rpiA gene encoding ribose-5-phosphate isomerase RpiA, which yields MKSTGGSDAQKRAAGESAAEAVEDGAVVGLGTGSTAAHAIRAIGRKVDSGLDARGIPTSFQSRELAKRAGVPLTTLDEESAVDLAIDGADQFSGPHLVKGGGAAHAREKIVDAAADRLLVVADPSKAADRLDHSVPVEVLPDARTTVAAELRSLGGSPTLRSAERKDGPVVTDNGNLVLDCDFGEIPAPAELAADLARLPGAVEHGLFVGMADEIHVGREDGVDVEEF from the coding sequence ATGAAATCGACGGGCGGAAGCGACGCACAGAAGCGCGCCGCGGGCGAGAGCGCGGCCGAGGCGGTCGAAGACGGCGCGGTCGTCGGACTCGGCACGGGTTCGACCGCGGCCCACGCGATTCGAGCCATCGGTCGGAAGGTCGATAGCGGCCTCGACGCGCGTGGAATCCCGACCTCGTTCCAGTCGCGAGAGTTGGCCAAGCGGGCCGGGGTGCCGCTCACGACGCTGGACGAGGAGTCCGCCGTGGACCTCGCCATCGACGGTGCCGACCAGTTCTCCGGCCCGCACCTCGTGAAGGGCGGCGGCGCGGCCCACGCCCGCGAGAAGATCGTGGACGCGGCCGCCGACCGCCTGCTGGTGGTCGCGGACCCGAGTAAGGCCGCCGACCGACTCGACCACTCGGTCCCCGTCGAGGTCCTGCCGGACGCGAGGACGACCGTCGCGGCGGAACTCCGCTCGCTCGGCGGGTCGCCGACGCTCCGGAGCGCCGAGCGCAAGGACGGCCCGGTCGTGACCGACAACGGGAACCTCGTGCTGGACTGCGATTTCGGCGAAATTCCGGCTCCGGCGGAACTCGCGGCCGACCTCGCACGACTCCCCGGCGCGGTCGAACACGGCCTGTTCGTCGGGATGGCCGACGAGATTCACGTCGGCCGCGAGGACGGCGTGGACGTAGAGGAGTTCTGA